The DNA sequence ACAAGGACATTTATTTGTTCCAATACTTGGGGGAAAATGGTGGGTGTGGGGTGAATGTGGGGGCATTCGAATGCAGAAAGAATGCACACTAAAGGAACAGCTTGGAATTCACTAAAAACCTATTCCAGAagaatgtgcttgtgtgctttgATTAATTGGGCATTGTGAAAGTGTGGCTTGCGCCTTGAATATCTTTTTTCAACACATCACAGGATTATCTGCCCCACTAAAACAACCGTTTAACAGCAAGTCTTGATTTTTGTAAAGTTGTAACGCTGTGATAAATAAGCAGTAACCGCTCACTCAGATACCCaatgcaataaaaaacacaaggcATCAATGTGCTGAAGCATGCAGTACCGCAGAAGAGAATAGATTTGGCGGAGTCTGCTAGCTCCTGTTTGACAGCTCTTTGCATGTTCTAGTCCTCCCGTGTCCTCAGTGTGCCAAATCATTCCTTAACCATTTTGGATTCCTTTCTGGAATACATAAGAATGCTGTCAATAAGGCTAAAGAAGTGCCCTTTCTTGGCAAGAGAAGCCCGAGTCCCATTACACAGCGAGTGAACCGCACCCTCGTGGTTGAAGGCTGAGCCACACTCCTTCACTTGTTGAGTATGCAAGGTACCGTCTTGCAGACCCCCGCGGATATCAGCGCTGCTCCCCGTCCACTTCCTTCTTCTGATTGGACGAAGGAAATGTCACAGGACGGTGCCAGTTCACGGACTGCTTTATGGAATTTTTCTTGGAAACTAAGAAGGAAAATCGAGATCAGAGAACCATCAGGAGACAGAGAACCACATTTTTGTAACAGATCTCAGATACTAAAATCGTATCAGTGCACCATAACCGTGAAGCTATTGAAATTTGGTCAAGTCCCCCATTGTGTTAAACATGGCACAAAGGTCATTTAGTACGACACAAAcaattttggggaaaaatatgGGTTCCCAAATAACCTGCTGGCAAGGCTAGTATTGGAATTACTTCTCAACAGTTTTATCCTTTCAATAACAATCAGGCAGGCAGAAGAGTGCAGAAGAGACTGTTTGGACATTAAAGGCCAGCCTTGACACAGTACTGTCGTAGAGTAGATGGGGGTTATGTATTTAGTCTGCTAACTCTGCTTGTCTTTTTTGACAATTGCATAGTGTATGAGTTCCACTGAGTGCCGTCTTCTAGTTTATCTGTGCTCTAACTTCACTGAACTTAACTTTGATTCTTGCTTTTTTATACTTGTCATTTTTATAACTTGGCTACACAAGGAGCTGCCCATCAGAGACAGTATAGGTGTGCTGATGGATTGTACACTCAGTGTACTAGTCCCTGTCCTCTCCATCCGgtgccctcctccccctcaccatGGGTGCAGTTTGTAGACGGAGCCGTCGACGCCGACGGCGATCTTGAGCTTCTCCTGGCCGCGGCGCTCCCGCATGCGGTTGATGATGCTGGCGAGGCCCGCCCCGCACAACCGGGCGGCTCGCGTGGAGACGCTCTCGCAGGTCAGCCGAACGATGTCGCAGTCCAGCTCCGAGGCCGACAGGCCCAGCCTGGACAGGACTTTACAGatctgctgtctgtcccctGTGTCActacggagagagagggagagagagggagagagagattatgcCTGCACGGTTCTGTTGATATTTTAGCCTATTTGATAcagtatttagtttttttttaacctgaaaGCAACAGTGTCTATACTGCCCACTAGAGGAATCATTTGGTAATGGTGTTTTTgaccattacatcacattatcTCGTGGCTTCATGAACACTTTAAATGGAATGGGGAGGTGACTGCAAAGGCAGAACACACTTATGAGAATGAAGAAGAGTGAACTTGCCTCCCACCCGCAGCCCAACTGGGCGGAAAGAGCCCATCCTCACCTCTCTATCTGAGACACGAAGTGGGTCTCGAAGCTGCCCCTGGTCTTCAGCTGCTCAGAGGCCCGGCCACGGAACAGCAGGCCCTGGCTCACCAGCTTCATCAGCACCACACGCACCAGCTCCCCCATGTACTTCCCACTTATCAGCTTCTCATAGCTGTgaaaggggggcagggggtgggacagaggggaggggtttaGATTCATCATGCAAATCTGCATCTGGCAGGCATTTTTAACGCAAGCAAAGACCCTCTTTTAGATCCcttgtagtttaaaaaaaaaacaaaaaacctgttATTAACCAATATGCACAATCATGAACCTCTAAAGGGGCACAGTGgtatgggggggagggtgggtgtgAGAGGAAGCATGCAGTATGCTTTGCCGAGAGGCACAGCAGTGCCACGGTAAACATGCATTAGCCCGCGCCGCGTGCTAATGATGATCCTCGCCTCCCTGCCTCAGATTGATGGCCGCTTTATGCCTCTGGTGACAGGGAGGTGCGGTAAAACAAGGGGGTTGCCCGGATACCACGCAAGAGCCGCGGTGGACTACGTCAGCGCGGGGTCTGTCAGATGAGCGCTTCGTCACTTCCCAGCTTAGGGGCCGACGGGTCGCTCTCAGGCACGTCAATATTTGTGCTCTCTACTTTACCTACAGTGTTTGTACAGTAAATATGAGTCATTGAGAGCAGTGTTTAGGCATAAAAGGGTGTTTATCTGTGTCATCTCTTTCAACAgatcacagaaaaacaaaaaaagggtgCTTAGCCTAAATGAGTAAGGCGAATCAGTCAGGGCCAGAGGGGGGAGTGCGGGGGGCACTTGCGGGAAATGTACGGGGAGTGGGGGCGTTTGGGGGGTGACCGGAGGTGTGTCGGGCTGTGTCAGGGCATGACTCACAGCTGCTGGCCGGGGTTGAGCGACGTCTTGTCCACCCTGCGGTCGTACTCCAGACGGAAATCCTCCAGCTCGCCGTTGGCCCCGAAGGCCCCCCACTCTGTGTTCACGCACATGCggccctcctctccctccaccagctccacccTCCCCATCTCCTCCATGTAGCAGGCATTACAGCCTGTAcctgagggaaggagagagagagagagagagagagaaacactgagagagagaaaccaacCCCATATTCGGCATGAAACAGACTCTACATGTAGTCACTCACCAGTGGGGGCAGGGCAAATTAATTCATCGTAACATATTCAGGTATTAATACAAACAGTGAAAGGCTACTCCTTGTCTTGGCATGTACACAAATCCCCTTTCATGTCTTCTAAAACAGAGAGACATCTGGGGCTGCTGAGGTTGCAGAAAGTAAGAGACAGAGCGTGAAAAATAGTGAGTAGTGTACCAGGAAATGCAGAAAGTGAGCACTGTAGCCTGAATGAGACAATCTGAGGAAGCCACAGATTATCCTatgagaaataaacagggaaaaTGGCTCCCAGGAGAGATAGAAGAAGGGCTTACAGGCAAATTACAGGGAAAGATTGGATAAAAAATTACAGAGATTCTGTAAAGCCATCCTTGAAAAAATTGGACTTTTCTAACACAGTAACATCCATATTAGGGTAGAGAGAGGAACACACCAGCTCCACCGCACCTGTGTCTCAATAAAGGGACTCCAGGGAGTTTGACCCTTACCTACGATCACTCCGACCTCACAGCTCCGGTCATCGTAATAGCAGGAGATCATGGTGGCCACTGTGTcattcaccatggcaaccacatcCATCTCAAAATCCTGGGGAGCACAGGTTGGGCGTGTTAGACTGTCCTTTGCCCACACCCTGGTGACCCTTCCCCCCACCACCtgaccacaccccctccccacccccaccctaaaAGGGCCCGGATTCACCAGTGAGAATTTCATCACAACACAGTGGCACAATGCTGCTTTTCCCCAAGGTAAACTGCTCTTTGCCTTCGCTCATGGCGTGAGCTTGTCGTGATTGGCTCAGGCTGTGTCGCACAATTTCATAATAACCAACCTGAGGTGAGCACATCTTGTGTAGGCACACAGAAGTGCAACAGCAGCCAGAATGTAAATTCACCATGTTGGTGGACATTGCTGGCACtccatgcagacagacagacataaagacagacacacagacagacttaCCCCTCTCCTCTTGATGGCATCCTGCAGCAGGCTGACCACATTGTtgccctcagcacctgcagcctTAAATCCTTTGGTCCAGTTCAGGAGGATGCCCTGGAACAGTGatagtttattttaattcagttcagttcagttcagttcatttcaatCAAAGTTTATTTAAAGACTATAGCTGcctttttgtgaataaatatcagtttctttgtgatttttaaataaacattggaAATCACATAAGGCAATGCTCAAGCAGTGACACAGAACAAATGGACAACCAATCAGCTGCTTTGCTGCCTGCAGTCTGTTGTCAAGCAGCCCTGCACCCCTTCCACCATTTTGACTGTGCTTGTTGGTGATTTACCTCACAGTTGTCTTTTGTCAAGTATGTTTAATTTGACTTGAAGTCTTATATGTCTCTGACCTTGTCTAAGTCCTCATGCCGGACTGGGAAGGAGAAGGTGAACCCCAAGGGGAGCTTCTTGTGCTTGAGGTGATTGTTCGACAGGAAGTCTGCGATGCACTCAGCAATGTAGTCAAAGAgctagaagagagagagagagagagtaggtgagGGTgtgacagggggagggggtgggagatgGAACCAAACAGAAATGATTACAGCAGTGAAGGGTATGAAAATGTAAACCAGGTTAATGCAAGCCACAAAGCTATATAAAAGTAATCAAAACCTTGGGTTAGTCTATCGGCAGACCCGGCTCTCACCATTTGTGCTGTGCCAGTCATGGCCTCCTCTGGGATGGAGTACACCTGGTGCCTGGTCTCCACCTTCCAGCCCCTCTTCTCATCCTCCACCACTTTCACCAACATCACCCGAAAATTTGTGCCTCCCAGGTCCAGAGCAAGGAACTCCCCCACCTCTGAGAAAAAAGCATACATACCAGAGCAGTGAAAAATcattcattaaattacattacataatttaGCAGTTGCTGTAACCCAGAATGATTGCAGCTGAAACTGCAAATACACAATTCTATACACTGACCTATAATACGATCCCTTAATGTTCTAAATTTTATTGCACCTTACATATAAATATGAGTGGAGTCTATAGATGGGGGTTCCATCAAACAGGCAAAGAAACCTAACTTAAACAGCAGAAAAGCAACCTTTGAGGTGAAGTAAACAATCTATTAGTATATAAATTAACCCAGGAGCCTATGGGAGTGCTCTTTTGTTGGAGTGAAACAAGCAGCTTGGCCAATTTACACACTCTGACCTCTCTTTAAACGGATAGGCTGTTTTAATGGGATACAAAGTCAGTAATATGATGCCAGATCACttttgttttgattgattgGCACTGTCCCTTCGTGTGACTTCGAATGCAGGAGTTAGTCTGTCAAAGACGTGTATTACTTTATTTACAGGGACCCTTGTAATGGTTCAACGGGTGGCCAGATGAAACCTCTTGATTTGTGCGCGAGGTCGGAGCACATACCTGATCCATCTGCGGTCAGACACACGTAAGTGggcaacattttaatgctggCCTGGTCGTGCGTCACGACGCACAACCCCCGATCCATCTCCCGCTGCATCCTCCTCATCACCTCCGTTAGTTCCTCCGTATCAAGCCAGAAATCGGACAGGACCTGATCCACCTGGGgaagggtagagagagagagagaactctcTAAATAAAAGCTACTGTCTGAATATGCAACCATGGCACTACTGATAAATATATTACCAATccaatttctctctttcttctcatcACATATTCAAACAGACGGTGGCTAACTGACAGCACAATATTTCTACCACACTACTCTGCTATGATCTGTGTGAATTAGTGATGCTAACAAGATACTGAAGCACATTTTGCACTCCCAGGAAGCAAACAGCAGACATTCTAGCATTAATGGGTCACAGAGGACcttaaaaatgtgttccttaCCCTGAGGATTCTCCCCAATATGGAGCTGCATGATTTGGGCcccttcatcttcatcattcGGCAAGGAGTGACACAAGGCATCTTCACTAatgagtgcgtgtgtaagaGTGTCTCTACTGCAATGAGAGCGAGtgagaaaaagtgtgtgtgacagagtggaAGTATGaagagtgtgtatgagagtgtgtgtgagtgtgtgaggacTGCAAGTGCAACTGCACGAGAGGTTCTGTCCTTTTTATTTGTCACAGACGGGGGCTGGCCAGATGCCCTGTTTCTCTttcacacgcactcgcacacacacacacacacacacagtctctctctctctctctctctctctctct is a window from the Anguilla anguilla isolate fAngAng1 chromosome 14, fAngAng1.pri, whole genome shotgun sequence genome containing:
- the LOC118212896 gene encoding hexokinase-4-like, translating into MPCVTPCRMMKMKGPKSCSSILGRILRVDQVLSDFWLDTEELTEVMRRMQREMDRGLCVVTHDQASIKMLPTYVCLTADGSEVGEFLALDLGGTNFRVMLVKVVEDEKRGWKVETRHQVYSIPEEAMTGTAQMLFDYIAECIADFLSNNHLKHKKLPLGFTFSFPVRHEDLDKGILLNWTKGFKAAGAEGNNVVSLLQDAIKRRGDFEMDVVAMVNDTVATMISCYYDDRSCEVGVIVGTGCNACYMEEMGRVELVEGEEGRMCVNTEWGAFGANGELEDFRLEYDRRVDKTSLNPGQQLYEKLISGKYMGELVRVVLMKLVSQGLLFRGRASEQLKTRGSFETHFVSQIESDTGDRQQICKVLSRLGLSASELDCDIVRLTCESVSTRAARLCGAGLASIINRMRERRGQEKLKIAVGVDGSVYKLHPCFQEKFHKAVRELAPSCDISFVQSEEGSGRGAALISAGVCKTVPCILNK